Proteins co-encoded in one Pseudomonas fluorescens genomic window:
- the rssB gene encoding two-component system response regulator RssB, with the protein MPKTSATLLIIDDDEVVRASLAAYLEDSGFSVLQASNGQQGLQVFEQDKPDLVICDLRMPQMGGLELIRQVTERSPQTPVIVVSGAGVMNDAVEALRLGAADYLIKPLEDLAVLEHSVRRALDRARLLLENQRYREKLEKANRELEASLNLLQEDQNAGRQVQMNMLPESPWTIDTFKFAHQIIPSLYLSGDFVDYFRVDERRVAFYLADVSGHGASSAFVTVLLKFMTTRLLFESRRSGTLPEFKPSEVLGHINRGLISCKLGKHVTMVGGVIDEETGLLTYSIGGHLPLPVLYTPDSVRYLEGRGLPVGLFNEATYEDHVLELPPTFSLTLMSDGILDLLPEPTLKEKEAALPERVKSAGGSLDGLRQVFGLATLGEMPDDIALLVLSRNL; encoded by the coding sequence ATGCCAAAAACCAGTGCCACGCTGCTGATAATCGATGATGACGAAGTAGTGCGCGCGAGCCTCGCGGCCTATTTGGAAGACAGTGGTTTCAGCGTCTTGCAGGCCAGTAACGGTCAGCAGGGTCTTCAGGTATTCGAGCAAGACAAGCCCGACCTCGTCATCTGCGATCTGCGCATGCCGCAGATGGGCGGTCTCGAACTTATCCGTCAGGTCACCGAGCGATCCCCGCAGACACCGGTGATCGTGGTTTCCGGTGCCGGCGTGATGAACGACGCGGTCGAGGCTCTGCGCCTGGGCGCGGCGGATTACCTGATCAAGCCTCTCGAAGATCTGGCCGTGCTCGAGCACTCCGTACGCCGGGCTCTGGATCGTGCGCGCCTGCTGCTGGAAAACCAGCGCTACCGCGAGAAGCTGGAGAAGGCCAATCGCGAGCTCGAAGCCAGCCTGAACCTGCTTCAGGAAGACCAGAACGCCGGTCGCCAGGTGCAGATGAACATGCTGCCGGAAAGCCCCTGGACCATCGACACGTTCAAGTTCGCCCACCAGATCATTCCGTCGTTGTACCTGTCGGGTGATTTTGTCGACTATTTCCGGGTGGACGAACGCCGGGTCGCGTTCTATCTGGCGGACGTTTCAGGCCATGGCGCCTCTTCGGCGTTCGTCACCGTGCTGCTGAAGTTCATGACCACGCGCTTGCTGTTCGAGTCCAGGCGCAGCGGCACCTTGCCGGAATTCAAGCCTTCGGAAGTCCTTGGTCATATCAACCGGGGGCTGATCAGTTGTAAGCTGGGTAAACACGTCACAATGGTCGGTGGAGTCATCGACGAGGAGACCGGTTTGTTGACCTATAGCATCGGCGGCCATCTGCCGTTGCCTGTGTTGTACACGCCTGACAGTGTTCGCTACCTCGAGGGGCGCGGTCTGCCCGTGGGGCTTTTCAACGAAGCCACCTACGAAGACCACGTGCTCGAGCTGCCACCGACGTTCAGCCTGACGCTGATGTCTGATGGCATTCTGGATCTTTTGCCAGAACCCACACTCAAAGAAAAAGAAGCCGCCTTGCCCGAACGGGTCAAGTCGGCGGGCGGCAGCCTGGATGGCCTGCGGCAGGTTTTTGGATTGGCCACGCTAGGGGAGATGCCGGATGATATCGCCCTGTTGGTGTTGAGCAGGAATCTTTAA
- a CDS encoding MlaA family lipoprotein — protein sequence MRWSNPLAQLCVCASVMLVPFVAQAATEEDPWESVNRPIFQFNDFVDTYALKPLAQGYEFVTPQFLEDGIHNMFRNVGDITNLANNILQAKPAAAGVDTARLIFNTTFGLLGFFDVGTKMGLQRSDEDFGQTLGYWGVSSGPYVMLPLLGPSTLRDAPSKYVDTYTAPYRYMNDIPARNTIYGLNIVDTRASLLSSEKLISGDKYTFIRNAYLQNREFKVKDGHVEDDF from the coding sequence ATGCGCTGGAGCAACCCTCTCGCTCAGCTTTGTGTATGCGCCAGCGTGATGCTGGTTCCGTTCGTTGCCCAGGCGGCAACGGAAGAAGACCCTTGGGAAAGCGTCAACCGTCCGATTTTCCAGTTCAACGACTTCGTCGATACCTACGCATTGAAGCCTCTGGCGCAGGGCTACGAATTTGTAACGCCGCAATTCCTGGAAGACGGCATCCACAACATGTTCCGTAACGTCGGTGACATCACCAACCTGGCGAACAACATTCTCCAGGCCAAACCGGCCGCTGCCGGTGTCGACACCGCGCGTTTGATCTTCAACACCACCTTCGGCCTGCTGGGCTTCTTCGATGTAGGCACCAAGATGGGCCTGCAGCGCAGCGACGAAGATTTCGGCCAGACCCTCGGTTACTGGGGCGTGAGCAGCGGTCCGTACGTGATGCTGCCGTTGCTGGGCCCGAGCACCCTGCGTGACGCGCCGTCGAAATACGTCGACACCTACACCGCACCGTATCGCTACATGAACGACATTCCGGCGCGCAACACTATTTACGGCCTGAACATCGTCGACACCCGCGCCAGCCTGTTGTCCAGCGAGAAGCTGATCAGCGGCGACAAGTACACCTTCATCCGCAATGCCTACCTGCAGAACCGCGAGTTCAAGGTCAAGGACGGTCACGTCGAAGACGATTTCTGA
- a CDS encoding HAD family phosphatase, which yields MPHAEVLHPAAPNLTAVLFGLSGCLVDFGARVHNHADATTDHAEATPGALDSLRSLQQQQIPCAWLDELPPALTRMLSATLPDWVKSSQHPATINPWPAPDACWQALMALRVCRLEGCVLVSGEPRLLQSGLNAGLWTIGLASCGSLCGLAPHEWQALSQKEREQLRGKATVQLFGLGVHSVIDHLGELDTCLADISLRRLKGEKP from the coding sequence ATGCCACACGCCGAAGTACTGCACCCTGCGGCACCCAACCTGACGGCCGTGCTGTTCGGACTCAGCGGCTGCCTGGTGGATTTCGGTGCCCGCGTCCACAATCACGCTGACGCCACAACGGATCACGCCGAGGCCACTCCCGGAGCCCTCGACAGCCTCCGCAGCCTGCAACAGCAACAGATTCCGTGCGCGTGGCTGGACGAACTCCCCCCTGCCCTCACCCGAATGCTTTCAGCAACGCTGCCCGACTGGGTCAAATCTTCGCAACATCCTGCAACAATCAATCCGTGGCCGGCGCCCGATGCCTGCTGGCAGGCGTTGATGGCATTACGGGTCTGCCGCCTCGAGGGTTGCGTGCTGGTCAGCGGTGAACCGCGCCTGCTGCAATCCGGCCTCAATGCCGGGTTGTGGACGATTGGCCTGGCGTCCTGTGGTTCACTCTGCGGCCTCGCGCCTCACGAATGGCAAGCACTGAGCCAGAAAGAGCGCGAGCAGTTGCGCGGCAAGGCGACGGTGCAGCTGTTCGGGCTGGGCGTGCACTCGGTGATCGATCATCTGGGCGAACTCGACACTTGTCTGGCGGACATCAGCCTGCGCCGCCTCAAAGGCGAAAAGCCCTGA
- a CDS encoding DUF4404 family protein, translated as MPAQELQKQLNALREQLDQNPPLTEAERADLHALMAQIESEIKLETATQDSSIADGVNLAVDRFELEHPAIAGTLRNIMNSLVSMGI; from the coding sequence ATGCCCGCTCAAGAACTGCAAAAACAGCTCAATGCCCTGCGCGAGCAACTGGATCAAAATCCTCCGCTGACCGAAGCCGAGCGCGCTGATCTACATGCGCTGATGGCGCAGATTGAATCCGAAATAAAACTGGAGACCGCGACTCAAGATTCCAGCATCGCCGATGGCGTCAATCTGGCAGTTGATCGCTTCGAACTCGAACACCCCGCCATCGCCGGCACATTGCGCAACATCATGAACTCCCTGGTCAGCATGGGTATCTGA
- the queF gene encoding NADPH-dependent 7-cyano-7-deazaguanine reductase QueF (Catalyzes the NADPH-dependent reduction of 7-cyano-7-deazaguanine (preQ0) to 7-aminomethyl-7-deazaguanine (preQ1) in queuosine biosynthesis) translates to MHPAAEHSPLGKSSEYIATYTPSLLFPIPRTAKWAELGLTAETLPYKGVDFWNCFELSWLLPSGKPVVAIGEFSIPADSPNIIESKSFKLYLNSLNQTPFADIASLEATLVKDLSAAAGKPVGVRVRSLKEVEAEGVVALPGVCIDDLDISVSNYEHPRPELLRCDDSRVVEESVHSHLLKSNCPVTSQPDWGSVVVEYRGAALDHASLLEYIVSFRQHSDFHEQCVERIFLDLQRLLKPEKLTVFARYVRRGGLDINPYRSTESVQLPNHRLVRQ, encoded by the coding sequence ATGCATCCCGCAGCCGAACATTCGCCGCTGGGCAAATCCAGCGAATACATCGCCACTTACACGCCGTCCCTGCTGTTCCCGATTCCGCGCACCGCGAAATGGGCCGAGCTGGGCCTGACCGCCGAAACCCTGCCGTATAAAGGCGTGGATTTCTGGAACTGCTTCGAACTGTCGTGGCTGCTGCCGTCGGGCAAACCGGTGGTGGCAATCGGCGAATTCAGCATTCCGGCGGATTCGCCGAACATCATCGAATCCAAGTCGTTCAAGCTGTACCTGAACTCGCTGAACCAGACGCCGTTCGCCGACATCGCAAGCCTCGAAGCGACGCTGGTCAAAGATCTGTCCGCTGCTGCCGGCAAACCGGTGGGCGTACGGGTTCGCAGCCTGAAAGAGGTTGAAGCCGAAGGCGTGGTTGCGCTACCGGGCGTGTGCATCGACGATCTGGATATCAGCGTCAGCAACTACGAGCATCCGCGTCCCGAGCTGCTGCGCTGCGACGATTCGCGGGTGGTGGAGGAGAGCGTGCACAGCCATCTGCTTAAGTCCAACTGCCCGGTGACCAGTCAGCCGGACTGGGGCAGCGTGGTGGTGGAATATCGCGGCGCGGCGCTGGATCACGCCAGTCTGCTGGAATACATCGTCAGCTTCCGCCAGCACTCGGACTTCCACGAGCAATGTGTGGAGCGGATCTTCCTTGACCTGCAGCGCCTGCTGAAGCCGGAAAAACTCACGGTGTTCGCGCGTTACGTACGTCGGGGCGGGCTGGACATCAACCCGTACCGCAGCACTGAAAGCGTGCAACTGCCGAACCACCGTCTGGTTCGTCAGTAA
- a CDS encoding copper-resistant cuproprotein CopI, whose product MFLRNPLAVVACLLALSSSVRADPAHTYDFGQPAPAAKASRSIEVVMGDMSFDPKAIDIKAGETIRFVLVNKGQLLHEFNLGDAAMHAKHQQEMLQMQQSGMLTPTGMKEMSHDMAGMDHGSMGHVMKHDDPNSVLVEPGKTAELTWTFSKATSLEFACNIPGHYQAGMVGKLTVSQ is encoded by the coding sequence ATGTTTTTGCGCAACCCTCTGGCCGTCGTCGCTTGTCTATTGGCGCTGAGTTCATCCGTCCGGGCCGATCCTGCGCACACGTACGACTTCGGCCAGCCGGCCCCGGCCGCCAAGGCCAGCCGCAGCATTGAAGTGGTGATGGGCGACATGTCGTTCGATCCGAAGGCCATCGACATCAAGGCCGGTGAGACCATTCGCTTTGTATTGGTGAATAAAGGCCAGTTGCTGCACGAATTCAACCTCGGGGATGCAGCGATGCATGCCAAACACCAGCAGGAAATGTTGCAGATGCAGCAAAGTGGCATGCTGACGCCGACCGGCATGAAGGAAATGTCCCACGATATGGCGGGCATGGATCATGGCTCGATGGGGCACGTAATGAAGCATGACGACCCCAACAGCGTGCTGGTCGAGCCCGGCAAGACTGCCGAGTTGACCTGGACGTTCAGCAAGGCGACCAGCCTGGAATTCGCCTGCAACATTCCAGGGCATTACCAGGCCGGGATGGTCGGCAAACTGACTGTCAGTCAGTAA
- a CDS encoding heavy metal response regulator transcription factor: protein MKLLIVEDQPKTGQYLRQGLTEAGFNTELVADGNTGQQLALSGDYALLILDVMLPGRSGWQILQAVRSAGLETPILFLTAKDTVEDRVHGLELGADDYLVKPFAFSELLARVRSLLRRGSATPQETCLQLADLRLDLIRRRVERSGQRIDLTAKEFALLEMLLRRQGEVLPKSLIASQVWDMNFDSDTNVIEVAIRRLRLKIDDDFPDKLIHTVRGMGYVLEERAD from the coding sequence ATGAAACTGCTGATCGTCGAAGACCAACCGAAAACCGGCCAATACCTGCGCCAGGGGCTGACCGAGGCCGGTTTCAATACCGAGCTGGTGGCCGACGGCAACACCGGGCAACAACTGGCGTTGAGCGGTGACTACGCCTTGCTGATCCTCGACGTGATGCTGCCCGGGCGCAGTGGCTGGCAGATTCTGCAAGCAGTGCGCAGCGCCGGGCTGGAAACGCCGATCCTGTTTCTGACGGCCAAGGACACCGTGGAAGACCGGGTTCACGGTCTCGAACTGGGCGCCGACGACTACCTGGTCAAGCCGTTCGCTTTCTCCGAACTGCTGGCCCGGGTACGCAGCCTGTTGCGCCGCGGCAGCGCCACACCGCAGGAAACCTGCCTGCAATTGGCCGATCTGCGTCTGGACCTGATTCGCCGCCGCGTCGAACGCAGCGGCCAGCGCATCGACCTCACTGCAAAGGAGTTCGCCTTGCTGGAAATGCTCCTGCGCCGCCAGGGTGAAGTGCTGCCCAAATCCCTGATCGCATCCCAGGTCTGGGACATGAACTTCGACAGCGACACCAATGTGATCGAAGTGGCGATCCGGCGATTGCGGCTGAAGATCGATGATGACTTTCCCGACAAACTGATCCACACCGTGCGTGGCATGGGTTACGTGCTTGAAGAGCGTGCCGACTGA
- a CDS encoding heavy metal sensor histidine kinase, giving the protein MRRLSLSSRLALLFAGCTAVVSLVAGVVFNRASEGHFIELDQQLLEGKLLSVRQTLLSGSDAAHITDELSQQGDVSLRISTPEGQRWFGRSLHTPANLPKQPGLATITDNGTDYRLLNAPLSPEQPDSPQLTLLLDITHHQHFLQRMQHLIWLTVGLSALATALLGAWAARSGLRPLRRMSAVARGISAQSLNARLPEAQMPAELTELAHSFNAMLGRLDDSFQRLSAFSADIAHELRTPLSNLLTHTQVTLTRPRQLEDYREALHSNLEELQWMAQLVNDMLYLAKADHGLLVPKREPLELAKEADALLEFFAPLAEDAQVSLSRDGAGRFEGDRAMLRRALSNLLDNALRFTPAAGEVRVRIAEQAKSLRVTVENSGEGISAELLPRLFDRFYRADPARQEGSSEHAGLGLAITQSIIKAHGGQIHCESAQGWTRFVIELPKKD; this is encoded by the coding sequence ATGCGCCGACTGTCCTTGAGCAGCCGGCTGGCATTGTTGTTCGCCGGCTGCACCGCAGTGGTTTCGCTGGTGGCCGGGGTCGTTTTCAATCGGGCCAGCGAAGGCCACTTCATCGAGCTCGACCAGCAACTGCTAGAAGGAAAACTGCTCAGTGTGCGTCAGACGCTGCTGAGCGGCAGCGACGCCGCGCACATCACCGATGAATTGAGCCAACAGGGCGATGTTTCGTTGCGCATCAGCACCCCTGAGGGACAACGCTGGTTCGGCCGCTCGTTGCATACCCCGGCGAATCTGCCGAAACAGCCCGGCCTGGCCACCATCACCGACAACGGTACGGACTATCGCCTGCTCAACGCCCCGCTCTCCCCGGAACAACCCGACTCCCCGCAATTGACCTTGCTGCTGGACATCACCCACCACCAGCACTTCCTGCAACGCATGCAGCATCTGATCTGGCTGACCGTCGGCCTTTCGGCGCTGGCTACTGCGTTGCTCGGCGCCTGGGCGGCCCGCAGCGGCCTTCGTCCGTTACGCCGTATGAGTGCGGTGGCCCGTGGGATTTCGGCCCAATCGCTGAATGCCCGACTCCCGGAAGCGCAGATGCCCGCAGAACTCACGGAACTGGCCCACAGTTTCAACGCCATGCTCGGACGCCTCGATGACTCGTTTCAGCGCCTTTCCGCGTTCTCTGCCGACATCGCCCATGAACTGCGCACCCCATTGTCGAACCTGCTGACCCACACGCAGGTCACCCTCACCCGGCCTCGCCAGCTTGAGGACTACCGCGAGGCATTGCACAGCAACCTCGAAGAGCTGCAATGGATGGCACAACTGGTCAACGACATGCTTTATCTGGCCAAGGCCGACCACGGATTGCTGGTGCCCAAGCGCGAACCGCTGGAACTGGCGAAAGAAGCCGATGCATTGCTGGAGTTTTTCGCACCGCTGGCCGAAGACGCTCAGGTCAGCCTGAGCCGTGACGGTGCGGGGCGGTTCGAGGGTGATCGCGCGATGTTGCGCCGGGCGCTGTCGAATCTGCTGGATAACGCGTTGCGCTTCACGCCGGCAGCGGGCGAAGTGCGTGTGAGGATAGCCGAGCAGGCGAAATCCTTGAGGGTGACCGTGGAAAACAGTGGCGAGGGGATTTCTGCTGAGTTGTTGCCGCGCTTGTTCGACCGGTTCTACCGGGCCGATCCGGCGCGCCAGGAAGGCAGCAGCGAGCATGCGGGATTGGGGCTGGCGATCACTCAGTCGATCATCAAGGCCCATGGCGGGCAGATTCATTGTGAATCGGCTCAGGGCTGGACGCGGTTTGTAATTGAGTTGCCGAAAAAAGATTGA
- a CDS encoding lipoprotein-releasing ABC transporter permease subunit, protein MFRPLSIFIGTRYTRAKRRNRFVSFISMTSMIGLALGVLAMIVVLSVMNGFQREMSSRILGMVPHATIVGVKPIDDWQPVAAAAMKNPEVTAAVPFTEMEGMLSYKGMMQPIQISGVDPAQEGKVSIVAQHIVQGRLDALKPGEFGVVLGEITARRFRLNVGDKITLIVPEVSTAPGGITPRMQRLNVVGIFKVGAELDGSMGLIHVADAATMQHWEPNQVQSVRLAVKDLYAAPKVSSDIATGLGVDFKADDWTHTQGSLFSAMKMEKTMIGLLLLMIVAVAAFNIIATLIMVVNDKGADIAILRTIGATPRQIMAIFMVQGTVIGIVGTIIGGVLGVIAALNVSEMVGWVERVTGQHIFSSDVYFVSNLPSELQGGDVLLICSAGFILSFLATVYPAWRAAKIEPAHALRYS, encoded by the coding sequence ATGTTCAGACCGTTATCGATCTTTATCGGCACGCGCTATACCCGCGCCAAGCGCCGCAATCGCTTTGTTTCATTCATCTCGATGACCTCGATGATCGGTCTCGCCCTCGGCGTGTTGGCGATGATTGTGGTGTTGTCGGTGATGAACGGCTTTCAGCGCGAAATGAGCTCGCGCATCCTCGGCATGGTGCCCCACGCGACCATCGTGGGCGTCAAGCCGATCGACGACTGGCAACCCGTGGCTGCCGCCGCGATGAAGAACCCCGAAGTCACTGCCGCTGTGCCGTTCACCGAGATGGAAGGCATGCTGTCCTACAAAGGCATGATGCAGCCGATCCAGATCAGCGGTGTCGATCCGGCCCAGGAAGGCAAGGTGTCGATCGTTGCCCAGCACATTGTTCAGGGTCGTCTCGATGCCTTGAAGCCGGGCGAGTTCGGCGTGGTGCTGGGTGAAATCACGGCCCGGCGCTTCCGCCTGAACGTCGGCGACAAAATCACCCTGATCGTGCCGGAAGTCAGTACTGCACCCGGCGGCATCACCCCGCGCATGCAGCGTCTGAATGTGGTCGGCATCTTCAAGGTCGGTGCCGAACTGGATGGTTCCATGGGCCTGATCCATGTGGCCGACGCCGCAACGATGCAGCACTGGGAGCCGAATCAGGTACAGAGCGTGCGTCTGGCAGTGAAAGACCTGTACGCGGCGCCTAAAGTCTCCTCCGATATCGCCACCGGCCTCGGCGTTGATTTCAAGGCTGACGACTGGACCCACACCCAGGGCAGCCTGTTCAGTGCGATGAAAATGGAAAAGACCATGATCGGTCTGTTGCTGCTGATGATCGTCGCGGTGGCGGCGTTCAACATCATTGCGACTTTGATCATGGTGGTGAACGACAAGGGCGCGGACATCGCGATCCTGCGCACCATCGGCGCCACGCCACGGCAGATCATGGCGATCTTCATGGTGCAGGGCACGGTGATCGGCATCGTCGGCACCATCATCGGTGGCGTGCTCGGCGTAATTGCCGCACTCAATGTCAGTGAGATGGTGGGCTGGGTCGAGCGAGTGACCGGGCAGCACATCTTCAGTTCGGACGTGTACTTCGTCAGCAACCTGCCCTCGGAATTGCAGGGCGGCGATGTGCTGCTGATCTGCTCGGCGGGCTTCATTCTCAGCTTCCTGGCCACGGTTTACCCGGCCTGGCGAGCGGCGAAGATCGAGCCGGCGCACGCGTTGCGCTATTCGTAA
- the lolD gene encoding lipoprotein-releasing ABC transporter ATP-binding protein LolD, protein MSEKAILSCRNLGKSYEEGPESVQVLANLQLELHPGERVAIVGKSGSGKSTLLNLLGGLDTPTKGGVWLDGEELSALSEKKRGLLRNRALGFVYQFHHLLPEFTALENVCMPLLIGKTAIPEARQRATALLERVGLGHRLEHKPAELSGGERQRVAIARALVNNPGLVMLDEPTGNLDSHTAEGIQDLMLELSTSMRTAFLVVTHDMNLARQMDRVLQLQEGCLTPI, encoded by the coding sequence ATGAGTGAAAAAGCAATCCTGAGCTGCCGCAACCTGGGCAAGTCCTACGAGGAAGGCCCGGAGTCGGTGCAAGTGCTGGCCAACCTGCAACTGGAGCTGCACCCGGGCGAGCGCGTGGCGATCGTCGGCAAATCCGGTTCGGGCAAAAGTACCTTGCTCAACCTGTTGGGCGGTCTCGATACGCCGACCAAGGGCGGTGTCTGGCTCGACGGTGAAGAGCTGTCGGCGCTGAGCGAGAAGAAGCGCGGCCTGCTGCGTAACCGTGCCCTCGGGTTCGTGTACCAGTTCCACCACCTGCTGCCGGAATTCACCGCGCTGGAAAACGTCTGCATGCCGTTGCTGATCGGCAAGACTGCGATCCCGGAAGCGCGTCAGCGGGCCACGGCGTTGCTGGAACGAGTCGGTCTCGGCCATCGTCTGGAACACAAACCGGCCGAGCTGTCCGGTGGTGAACGCCAGCGTGTGGCCATCGCCCGCGCTCTGGTGAACAATCCGGGCCTGGTGATGCTCGACGAGCCGACCGGCAACCTCGACTCCCACACCGCCGAAGGCATTCAGGACCTGATGCTGGAACTCAGCACGTCGATGCGCACGGCGTTTCTGGTGGTGACTCACGACATGAACCTGGCTCGCCAGATGGACCGCGTCCTGCAGTTGCAGGAAGGTTGCCTGACCCCCATCTGA
- a CDS encoding lipoprotein-releasing ABC transporter permease subunit: MFRPLFVFIGTRYTRAKRRNHFVSFISLTSMIGLALGVVVMIVVLSVMNGFDHEMRTRVLGMVPHATIESGEAISDWQSLAAKVKQNPQVAAVAPFTQMQGLLTNNGQVSKVLLNAIDPALERNVSIIDNFMQQGKLDDLTPGSFGIVIGDKAATKLGVGIGDKITFVAPEVSVTPAGMFPRMKRFTVVGIFHVGAGELDGYLGVTNLQDLAKMHRWKPDQVQGLRLKFDDLFQAPREAWNIAQRLGEDHYYARDWTRTHGNLYQAIRMEKAMIGLLLLLIVAVAAFNIISTLVMVVNDKKGDIAILRTLGATPGTIMRTFMVQGTVIGVVGTAIGAVVGILAALNVSAAISALEGLIGHKFLNADVYFIDYLPSQVQSQDVVMVCAAALVLSFLATLYPAWRAARTQPAEALRYE; encoded by the coding sequence ATGTTCAGACCTCTCTTCGTATTTATCGGCACGCGTTATACCCGTGCAAAGCGTCGCAATCATTTTGTGTCATTCATTTCCCTGACTTCGATGATCGGGCTCGCCCTTGGCGTGGTCGTGATGATCGTGGTGCTGTCGGTGATGAACGGCTTCGATCATGAGATGCGCACCCGCGTGCTGGGCATGGTGCCTCACGCGACCATCGAGTCCGGTGAAGCCATCAGCGACTGGCAGAGCCTGGCCGCCAAGGTCAAGCAGAACCCGCAGGTGGCGGCCGTCGCGCCGTTCACCCAGATGCAGGGATTGCTGACCAACAACGGCCAGGTGTCCAAGGTGTTGCTCAATGCCATTGATCCGGCGCTGGAACGCAACGTCTCGATCATCGACAACTTCATGCAGCAGGGCAAACTCGACGACCTGACGCCGGGCAGCTTCGGCATCGTGATCGGCGACAAGGCCGCGACCAAGCTCGGCGTGGGCATCGGTGACAAGATCACCTTCGTCGCCCCGGAGGTCAGTGTGACCCCCGCCGGGATGTTCCCGCGCATGAAGCGTTTCACCGTGGTCGGCATCTTCCATGTCGGCGCCGGCGAGCTGGACGGCTACCTGGGCGTCACCAATCTGCAGGATCTGGCGAAGATGCACCGCTGGAAGCCTGATCAGGTGCAGGGCCTGCGCCTGAAGTTCGACGATCTGTTCCAGGCGCCGCGTGAGGCGTGGAACATCGCCCAGCGGCTCGGCGAAGACCATTACTACGCCCGCGACTGGACCCGCACCCACGGCAACCTGTATCAGGCGATCCGCATGGAAAAAGCCATGATCGGCCTGCTGTTGCTGCTGATCGTCGCGGTTGCCGCGTTCAACATCATCTCCACACTGGTGATGGTGGTGAACGACAAGAAGGGCGACATCGCCATTCTGCGCACGCTCGGCGCCACGCCGGGCACGATCATGCGCACGTTCATGGTGCAGGGCACGGTGATCGGCGTGGTCGGTACGGCCATCGGCGCCGTGGTCGGAATCCTGGCGGCGCTCAATGTCAGCGCGGCGATTTCGGCACTCGAAGGCTTGATCGGGCACAAGTTCCTCAACGCCGACGTGTATTTCATCGATTACCTGCCATCGCAGGTGCAGAGCCAGGACGTAGTCATGGTCTGCGCGGCTGCGTTGGTCCTGAGTTTCCTCGCCACCCTGTATCCAGCCTGGCGTGCCGCACGCACCCAGCCGGCGGAGGCGCTACGTTATGAGTGA
- a CDS encoding PilZ domain-containing protein codes for MSTLDEEDRREYYRIEDTIALEIRPLSAPEAAGQEVLQDASPLFNLLSELHLSEFESQHLLRQISERDRAIAAFLKSQNKRIDLLSQVVALTVLGHIGEPQPVIISEGGIDFQHPTPIATGAHLSVKLVLMPQALGLLLRARVTHCDRKGDGYDVGTEFEHLTEAQRQLLARYILQKQAQERRLAREQNESGI; via the coding sequence ATGTCGACATTAGATGAAGAAGATCGCCGCGAATACTACCGTATCGAGGACACGATCGCACTGGAAATTCGGCCCCTGTCCGCTCCCGAAGCCGCCGGCCAGGAAGTGTTGCAGGATGCTTCCCCGCTATTCAACCTGCTCAGCGAACTGCACCTGAGCGAATTCGAGTCGCAGCACCTGCTGCGCCAGATCAGTGAACGCGACCGCGCCATCGCGGCGTTCCTGAAATCCCAGAACAAACGCATCGACCTGCTCAGCCAGGTGGTCGCCCTGACCGTGCTCGGCCATATCGGCGAACCGCAACCGGTGATCATCTCCGAGGGCGGCATCGACTTTCAGCACCCGACCCCGATCGCCACCGGCGCCCACCTGTCGGTGAAACTGGTGCTGATGCCCCAGGCGCTTGGCCTGTTGCTGCGCGCCCGGGTCACCCATTGCGACCGCAAGGGTGACGGCTACGATGTCGGCACCGAGTTCGAACACCTGACCGAAGCCCAGCGCCAGCTGCTCGCCCGCTATATCTTGCAAAAGCAGGCCCAGGAACGACGTCTGGCCCGCGAACAGAACGAATCAGGCATTTAA